A window of Erpetoichthys calabaricus chromosome 12, fErpCal1.3, whole genome shotgun sequence contains these coding sequences:
- the LOC114662327 gene encoding tripartite motif-containing protein 16-like, translated as MAEADSSLSQDQFNCSVCLDILKDPVSIPCGHNYCMTCITSYWDLTGEYSCPQCRETFIMRPALRRNTLLTEVLEKIKTGLSPIPCPSTEPGYVECDLCMLRRFKAVKSCLTCLASYCEVHIQSHQESEALKRHVLVEPHGNLQQHICTKHQKVLQIFCRTDQMGICYLCVTSEHRAHDTITPETERATKQIQLGMTLTEIKKKIKEKQRKLAKVQDAMGFLKVSAERETQESATIFTDLIDSIEKTYNKVTELIRDQEKNEVEKGEGLVEQLQSEIEELKRRDVELTKLSETEDHIHFLQIFPFLCIHPEDDPTNVTINTNFPSEALRKEMSRLKNHLDEISKWGFENPTQAAISPLPSTMQPPEPIKRNDFLQYSCQLTLDPNTAYERLYLSEENTKVSRSLEAHFYSEHPDRFEFWDQVLCKEGLSGTRCYWEVEWSGAAEIGVTYKKIKRKGMEQDSRLGYNKKSWTLCCSSYTYSVWHNNKETELRAPTCTTIGVYLDFPAGTLSFYSISDSMILLHKFKTTFTEPLYPGFCLKEYNSSVTIC; from the exons ATGGCGGAAGCAGACTCCTCCTTATCACAGGATCAGTTTAACTGTTCTGTGTGCCTCGACATACTGAAGGATCCCGTCTCGATACCTTGTGGGCACAATTACTGCATGACCTGCATTACAAGCTACTGGGATCTGACGGGAGAGTACAGCTGCCCTCAGTGTCGAGAGACTTTCATCATGAGGCCAGCTCTTCGGCGAAACACCTTACTGACCGAAgttttggagaaaataaaaactggGCTAAGCCCCATTCCCTGCCCGAGTACTGAACCCGGATACGTGGAGTGCGACCTCTGCATGTTGAGAAGATTTAAAGCGGTCAAGTCCTGCCTGACCTGCCTGGCATCCTACTGCGAGGTCCACATTCAGTCCCACCAGGAGTCCGAGGCGCTGAAAAGACACGTGTTGGTGGAGCCACATGGAAATCTCCAACAACACATCTGCACAAAACACCAGAAGGTTCTGCAGATTTTTTGTAGGACTGACCAGATGGGTATCTGCTATTTGTGTGTGACAAGTGAACACCGGGCACATGACACCATCACACCAGAGACAGAACGAGCTACCAAACAG ATCCAGTTAGGGATGACACtaacagaaatcaagaagaaaataaaggagaAGCAGAGGAAACTGGCCAAAGTTCAAGATGCGATGGGCTTTCTTAAG GTCTCTGCAGAGAGAGAAACACAGGAAAGTGCAACAATCTTTACGGATCTGATCGACTCCATTGAGAAAACATACAACAAAGTTACTGAGCTCATTAGAGATCAAGAGAAGAACGAAGTGGAAAAGGGTGAAGGACTGGTGGAGCAACTGCAGAGCGAGATTGAGGAGTTGAAGAGGAGAGACGTTGAGCTAACTAAGCTTTCAGAGACAGAAGACCACATCCACTTCTTACAG ATATTCCCATTTCTTTGTATTCACCCAGAAGACGACCCCACCAATGTTACTATCAATACAAACTTCCCTTCTGAGGCCCTGAGGAAAGAGATGTCTCGACTGAAAAATCACCTTGATGAGATTAGCAAGTGGGGATTTGAGAATCCTACACAGGCCG CCATCAGCCCTCTTCCTTCCACCATGCAGCCACCAGAACCGATTAAAAGAAACGATTTTTTACAGT ACTCCTGTCAGCTAACACTGGATCCCAATACTGCATATGAGAGGCTCTATTTGTctgaagaaaacacaaaagtATCTAGAAGTTTAGAAGCCCATTTCTATTCTGAACATCCTGACCGATTTGAATTTTGGGATCAAGTTCTCTGCAAAGAGGGCCTGTCTGGGACacgctgttactgggaggtggagtggagtggagctGCAGAGATTGGAGTCACTTACAAGAAAATCAAGCGTAAGGGAATGGAGCAGGACTCCCGTCTGGGGTATAacaaaaagtcttggactttgtGTTGTTCCAGCTACACTTATTCGGTGTGGCACAATAACAAAGAGACTGAACTAAGAGCCCCTACCTGTACCACTATAGGAGTGTATCTGGATTTTCCTGCTGGaactctgtcattttatagcatcTCAGACTCAATGATTCTCCTACACAAGTTCAAGACCACCTTCACCGAGCCACTCTATCCTGGGTTTTGTCTTAAGGAGTACAATTCTAGTGTAACTATCTGCTAG